The following are encoded in a window of Fluviibacter phosphoraccumulans genomic DNA:
- a CDS encoding NUDIX hydrolase — translation MNTQKTRWKPSVTVAALVERGGRFLVVEEETSAGLRFNQPAGHMDEGESLVAACAREALEETGCHVTPRALVGVYQWTVPAGDITYLRFAFDCQLDQVEADRPLDDGIVAAHWMTLDELKATRERHRSPLVLQCVEDWLAGRRMPLDTITHYD, via the coding sequence ATGAATACACAAAAAACGCGTTGGAAACCCAGCGTTACGGTTGCAGCGCTGGTCGAGCGAGGTGGCCGTTTTCTGGTGGTCGAGGAAGAAACCTCGGCGGGGCTGCGCTTTAATCAGCCGGCCGGGCATATGGACGAGGGAGAATCTCTGGTTGCTGCCTGTGCCCGTGAAGCGCTGGAGGAAACCGGCTGCCACGTGACCCCACGGGCGCTGGTTGGCGTGTACCAGTGGACGGTGCCGGCGGGCGATATCACCTATCTGCGTTTTGCATTTGATTGTCAGCTGGATCAAGTCGAAGCCGATCGCCCACTTGATGACGGCATTGTTGCCGCGCACTGGATGACGCTCGACGAACTCAAAGCAACGCGTGAGCGCCACCGCAGCCCACTCGTGTTGCAATGTGTTGAAGATTGGCTGGCGGGGCGTCGCATGCCCCTCGATACTATTACCCATTACGATTGA
- a CDS encoding branched-chain amino acid transaminase produces MSMSDRDGFIWLDGKLVPWRDANTHVLTHSLHYGMSVFEGVRAYDTGRGTAIFRLEDHTRRLFNSAHIFQMEVPYDEATINEAHREVVRVNKLESAYIRPLVYYGSEKMGVSPKGAKVHVAIGAWPWGAYLGEDGLKKGIRVKISSYTRHHVNVSMVRAKASGHYVNSILANNEAIADGYDEALLLDTEGYVSEGAGENLFIVKNGKVYTPELSSCLEGITRDSVVTLARELGISVEEKRITRDEVYCCDEAFFTGTAAEVTPIRELDNRKVGIGSRGPVTERIQSAYFDAVNGRNAQHEDWLSFI; encoded by the coding sequence ATGTCGATGTCTGATCGCGACGGTTTTATCTGGCTGGATGGCAAACTTGTGCCTTGGCGCGATGCCAACACCCACGTACTGACCCACTCCCTGCACTACGGGATGAGCGTTTTTGAAGGCGTCCGCGCCTACGATACGGGGCGCGGCACGGCGATCTTTCGTCTAGAGGATCACACACGTCGTCTGTTCAATTCGGCGCATATCTTCCAAATGGAAGTGCCTTACGACGAAGCAACCATTAACGAAGCACATCGTGAAGTCGTGCGCGTGAACAAGCTGGAAAGCGCCTACATCCGCCCGCTGGTGTACTACGGGTCGGAAAAGATGGGGGTTTCGCCCAAGGGCGCCAAAGTACACGTTGCTATCGGTGCCTGGCCGTGGGGTGCGTACCTGGGTGAAGACGGCCTGAAAAAAGGCATTCGCGTCAAAATATCGTCGTACACCCGTCACCACGTGAACGTGTCGATGGTGCGCGCTAAGGCGAGCGGTCACTATGTGAACTCCATCCTTGCCAACAACGAAGCGATTGCCGACGGCTACGACGAAGCACTGCTGCTCGACACTGAAGGTTACGTGTCGGAAGGTGCTGGCGAGAACCTCTTCATCGTTAAGAACGGCAAGGTTTACACGCCGGAACTGTCATCCTGCCTGGAAGGTATTACCCGTGATAGCGTTGTGACGCTGGCACGTGAGCTCGGCATTTCGGTTGAAGAGAAGCGCATCACCCGTGATGAAGTCTATTGCTGTGACGAAGCGTTCTTCACCGGCACCGCCGCTGAAGTGACGCCGATTCGCGAACTCGATAACCGTAAGGTTGGTATCGGCAGCCGTGGTCCGGTCACCGAACGCATCCAGTCTGCTTACTTTGATGCCGTTAACGGCCGCAATGCGCAGCACGAAGACTGGCTGAGCTTTATCTGA